Proteins co-encoded in one Pontibaca methylaminivorans genomic window:
- a CDS encoding GTP-binding protein, giving the protein MSRTHGPLRVGIGGPVGSGKTALVQALCTALRDRCEVAVITNDIYTQEDAQILTRAGALPPGRILGVETGGCPHTAIREDISINLAAVQRLEAEFPEL; this is encoded by the coding sequence ATGAGCAGAACACATGGCCCCTTGCGCGTCGGAATCGGCGGCCCCGTCGGCAGCGGCAAGACGGCACTGGTGCAGGCCCTGTGCACGGCGCTGCGCGACCGCTGCGAGGTCGCGGTCATCACCAACGACATCTACACGCAGGAAGATGCGCAGATCCTGACCCGTGCGGGCGCGCTGCCGCCCGGGCGGATCCTCGGGGTGGAAACCGGCGGCTGTCCGCATACGGCGATCCGCGAGGACATTTCCATCAATCTGGCGGCGGTGCAGCGGCTCGAGGCCGAATTTCCCGAACTCGA
- a CDS encoding urease accessory protein UreF has translation MTTWNARPAGATNERFILAPEALQWLQIWFSPAFPTGAFSYSHGLEWLVETAAVDDAETLFDWLEGVLRHGAARSEAVFLCTAWRQMRARDWAALEETTVFAAALQPTAERRIECLEQGDAFLAAVRTGWPHPDLDEFAKICPADIPAPIAAGIAGAVHDMPLDALTVTFLQGFAAALVSAGVRLIPLGQSDWLRILRMLEPVTRNVAAEAMEADASDVGSAALLTDIASQHHETQHARLFRS, from the coding sequence ATGACCACCTGGAACGCACGGCCAGCCGGTGCCACCAATGAACGGTTCATCCTGGCGCCGGAGGCGCTGCAATGGTTGCAGATCTGGTTTTCCCCGGCTTTCCCGACCGGCGCCTTCAGCTACAGCCACGGGCTGGAGTGGCTGGTCGAAACGGCGGCGGTAGATGATGCAGAGACGCTTTTCGACTGGTTGGAAGGGGTGCTCCGCCACGGGGCCGCGCGGTCCGAGGCGGTGTTTCTCTGCACCGCATGGCGACAGATGCGCGCGCGCGACTGGGCCGCGCTGGAAGAGACCACGGTATTTGCCGCCGCGCTCCAGCCGACCGCCGAGCGCCGCATCGAATGCCTTGAGCAGGGCGATGCCTTTCTCGCGGCGGTCAGGACCGGCTGGCCGCATCCTGATCTTGATGAGTTCGCGAAAATCTGCCCGGCCGACATCCCCGCCCCGATCGCGGCCGGTATCGCCGGGGCGGTCCACGACATGCCGCTCGATGCGCTTACGGTCACATTCCTGCAGGGATTCGCGGCGGCGCTGGTGTCGGCCGGCGTGCGCCTCATCCCGCTCGGGCAGAGCGACTGGCTGCGGATTCTGCGCATGCTTGAGCCGGTGACCCGTAACGTCGCTGCGGAAGCGATGGAGGCCGATGCCTCGGACGTCGGCTCGGCCGCGCTGCTGACGGACATTGCATCCCAGCATCATGAAACCCAACATGCGAGGCTGTTTCGATCATGA
- a CDS encoding urease accessory protein UreE: MLTCSEIRPAGSWDRESAADTVRLDFDRRHRRRHMLHGEAGLSFLLDLPRAATLRSGDGLVLGDGRIVVVESAAESLIEITAPDMAALIRIAWHLGNRHLPTQLLGDRLRIRFDHVIRDMVQGLGGSTQEIEAPFDPEGGAFAGGHHHHHGEHDHGHHHHDHDHP; the protein is encoded by the coding sequence ATGCTGACTTGCAGTGAAATCCGCCCCGCCGGCAGCTGGGACCGCGAAAGCGCGGCCGATACGGTACGGCTCGACTTCGATCGACGGCACCGGCGGCGGCACATGCTGCATGGCGAGGCAGGGCTTTCCTTTCTGCTGGACCTGCCCCGGGCGGCGACATTGCGCAGCGGCGACGGGCTGGTGCTGGGAGACGGGCGCATCGTCGTCGTGGAGTCAGCCGCCGAGAGCCTGATCGAGATCACCGCGCCGGATATGGCTGCCCTGATCCGCATTGCCTGGCACCTTGGCAACCGGCATCTGCCGACGCAGCTTCTGGGCGATCGGCTGCGGATCCGGTTCGATCATGTGATCCGCGACATGGTTCAGGGGCTTGGCGGCAGCACGCAGGAGATCGAGGCGCCTTTCGATCCCGAAGGCGGGGCCTTTGCCGGCGGGCATCATCACCATCATGGTGAGCACGACCATGGCCATCACCATCACGACCACGATCATCCATGA